The following nucleotide sequence is from Podospora bellae-mahoneyi strain CBS 112042 chromosome 1 map unlocalized CBS112042p_1, whole genome shotgun sequence.
TTTATCATTCTGACGACGCCAGCGGCCATGCACGTTTGAACCAACCAAATCGCCAACATCGTTGGACGTCCCTGCTCACATGTTGATTAGCGCTTACACTTGATAGCAACTGATGAATATGGACCAACGACTTGTCATGATTGGCAAGCTGAAACATCCCCCGGTAGCAATCCTGTGTGTTGTGTTCTGAAGTCAGCATCTGCACGGTGGCCCAGCAACGATGGCGGGTGCGGTTGCTTACTACTATTGGTACTATATCAAGGACTCGCGACCCCTTGCATGATCGCTCCTTGTTCTCATGTTTTCCTCCCTGGTAAAACTCTTGACCTGACGCCGATCACTATAACGAAGTCAACATGTTCGAGGCTAGCAACGGTGCATGCATTGCCCTGTTTGCATCGCTCCTTGCCTTGATAGTGATTTTTGGGAGAAAAAAGCTCTATCCAAAGCCGTATCCTCAAATCCCGTACAATGCCCATTCAGCAAAGCGAATCATGGGCGATTTGCCAGATCTGATTCCCGCCATCAAAGCCACCAAAGCAAACTCCGAGTCCATCTACCGCATCACCACGCAAAAGCTCGGCAGTCCGAtcgcccagctcctcctACCAGGAAATCCGATGATCATCCTGTCCGATCCTTACGAGATCGAACGTATTCTGCGCAGTAACCAATTTGACAAGTCGGCCTGGGCCCTTTCTGTGGTTGGCCCGCTCTTCTCCAAAGCTACACTATCGCAACTCACCACTCCGGAGCTTAAGGCGCAGAAAAAGCTCTGGGGAGATGTCATGGGCCTGGACTTTTTGAAGCGAACAGCGGCTCCGAAGTCCTACAGCTCAACAGTCGAGCTGGTCGAACTTTGGCGCCTGAAAGCAACCACCGCCCACAAGGGCCAACCATTCAACGTTTTAGAAGACTTGAAAAACGCGGCCCTGGACGCCATATGGGTGTCCATTGTCGGTGAGAAGCCTGGGACTCTGAGGTatgagaagaggaagctggaaCACGAACTGAAGGGTCAACAATTCGACGATCCCGCGCCGCCAGGATCCTTCATGAAGGAACAAGTGGAATACATAGTTGATACCATCATGGACGCCAGCGCAACGCCGTTTCCAGCCTGGGCGGTTAAGCTGGAGGTCTTGAAGCCACGTTTCCGCAGGTTCAGGAAGGTTGTGACACGGGAAATGAGCCGTGCGATGAAGAAGGCTTTGACGAGATATGAAGGCCTGGACCTGGACAGTCTTGGGAAGGATTCCATTGATACATGTGCCATGGATCTCGTTCTCCGCAAACAAGCTCTACAAGCCAAGAAGGCGGGCGTAGAACCTTCAGATCCGACAAAGGACATTGCTATGCTCGACGAGCTGTTTGTTTTGCTCATTGGTGTAGGTAGCCCGATATTCTCCCACTCTGCCAACGCTTTACTAACTATGCCAGGGCCACGactccaccgccaacacTCTGGCATGGTTCATCAAGTTCATGGAAACCTTTCCACAAGCTCAGACTGAACTGCGCGCTGCTCTATCATCTGCTTTCGGCCCAGGTATACCTACGCTGAGTCAGATTCTCGAGGCTGACATTCCTTACCTTGATGCCGCCTGTGAGGAGGCCCTCCGTCTGTCGGGAACTTCCAACGGCGTTCTTCGCTCCCCTCTGCaggacaccaccatcctggGATATCCCGTTCCAAAGGGCTCGATCATCTACATGAATATCCATGTGAATCACTCATCGGTTCTAGCGGATGAGTCCCAGCGCACCGAAACCGGCAAAGCTGCTCGTCAGAAGAAGGACGACGGCTTCAAGACACCTGCCGGAAGGGATCTTGGAACCTATGAGCCCAGAAGATGGTTGGTCAGGGATGAGACGGGGAAGGAAATGTTCAATCCAAATGCTCTTCCACAGCTGGCCTTTGGTGCAGGTGTTCGAATGTGCTTCGGGAGGAGACTAGCCGTGATGCAATTCCGCATTGCTGTTACACTTCTCATACTCAGCTTCGAGTTTCAAGAAGTACCAGAAGGAATGCAGTCCATGGCATGCATCGAGAGATTGTTTCGAACCCCGCAACAGCCTTACGCCAAACTGAGAGTACTCTGAACTGGCTTTTGTTATTTTGTGTAAGGTACTTTCCGAGGTTGTTTGTTTACAAGAGGCAacagttggtgatggaaaaTAGATGACGCGAAGCTTGGACTGAAGACTGTTCCCCGCTCCTACCCACACCACCGCATCAACGCCAGCCTATGGCGCAATGTGATAAGCcgcagaaaagaaagaacaACCAACACACACCAAGCCTGATGGACAAGTAAACACGATGGTAGCTGTCACGAATCGTCATAATTTGTGTTCAGGTTGTGGATATTGAAAAAGTTCTGTATCTGTAGATTTGGAGGTGTTATGGTGTCTCGGGCAAGGTCACTGAGTGGTCAGTTGGACCCGTTTGGCAATGTTACAGTCAGGATGAACCAGCCCGGTGCAGCCTGGCTTTCATACTGTAAATATCTTTTCCGTTCTAGCTCTCATGGCTGCCGTCAGGTCCGGTATTTCACCGATCCGGAGTTGATCCTCAACTTCAAAAAAATCGGGATTGAAACATACACGGGTGGGATTCGTGCTGCTTATAGCTAACAATCAAAATCCAAAGAGTAAAGAGTTTTTCTTCAAGTATATAGCTAGTGCAAATGCTGGTTGataggggggtgagggggtatGAAGGGTTCAGGGAGTCGATGGTGGAACGGGGGGTTCTATACGCCGCGTCAAGTGGTCAGTTGGATCGGCAGCCTCTCACATCCGAAGTCGTATCTGTTGGGTTTTCCTTTGAACCTGCTTCGAGTTTCGGGTCCGGCACACTGGCGTCTGGCTCATATCTTATTGCGGAGTGATCGCCAGACGTAAACTCAGCTCGATTCGCAGCCGTAGCTCTGGTTTGATCATGGGGCCTTGACCCCTAACGGGGATGGCTGCGTCAAGCCCGGGCTTGTCTTCGTGGCCACCTGTCTTTGAGTCTCCTGGTTGGTTTTGTGCATTTGCTGGACTTTCGCTCGCGGTCGCGTCGGCCGATACTTGGTCTTGGATTTGCCGGAGCCTTTTGCGCTTTTTGTGCATATCCAGAAACCCGCACCGACTGCTAGGATACCTGGCACTCTAACGACGATCCCCACTACTCCTCCCACTGGAATCGATGCCTGTTTCGTACTGTAATGAGACGAAAACGTTGATTGATTTAGGAAAGAAATCAACTGCGGAAAAAGCTAAACCAGCCCAGGTTGGCCCGAGCTCCCTGGCGGAGCGACCTGGTGGTGACCCACACAACATACTGCCATCATACGCTCTTACCTAGGTAGTCGGTCTCTAAAAACTTTTTTGTCTCGTCCAAGAATGGTTATCCCAAAATCAGGCTCGCTTCACCCTCGGCTCACCTTGAGCTCACCACCGCTCACCCTACGCTCGCCATTCTCCAAAATGGACAACTTTACGCGACGCTCTCATAGTCCAAATTTGgagcctccctctcctacaGGGACGAATCTTCCGCCAGAACGGGGACCAAGAAATGGGCTCGCCAGCGTATTTGCTCTCCGTTTTAGGGGACTCTGGGTTGTGGTAGCCATTTTGACAACAAAATCCGTCACTCCCTACCTGCCTACTGCGCGACATTTCTTCTCAAGAAATGGGCTTGCCAGCATATTGCTCTCCGTTTTAAGGCTTGGTAAAGCCATCGGCGATCATCTTGTCTGTTGATACATGCTCCAGCTTGAACTCTCCCATCTGGAGTCTCTGGATAGCCCACTTGTGGCGTAGGTCGATATGGTAGGTCCTGGCGCTCCTCATGGGGTTGAGGCAAATAGACCTGGCGTTGGCCGAATCCGTGAATAAAAGCAGCGGAGTTGGCTGTTCGGTACCCAGTTCTTTGAGCAATTTGGCTACCCACTGCAGTGACAGAGCAGTAGGCGTGAGGTTGATGAACTCGGCCTCGGTGGTTGAGAGCGCGACCAAGGTCTGGCGCTTCGATTTCCATACCACTGGGCAGTTCCTAATCATGATGACGTGGCCTGCCATTGAGGCCCTGGTGATAGGGTCTCTGGCGAAGCTGGCGTCGGCGTAGCCTCTCAAATTGAGGTTGTCAATTGGCATCTTTCCACCGCATCTCATGGCCAGATTGATAGTGCCGGTGATGTATCGCCACAGGTGATTCAGGAGAGTGAGGTGCTCGGAGGAAGGCCCAGAGTTGGCCTCCTGCAGCCTCACCAAGATGTAAGCCATATCGGCTCTGGTACCACCTACCAGGTAGTTGATGGCACCTAGTTGTTCTTGATACGAGCGAGTCTCGTCTTCCAATTTCTCCCAGGTCTTGGGGAGCTCAAATTTGCTGTGGATCCATGGAGTTTTGACGTGATTGAGGTTCGTGTTCTTGTATTTCTCCATGATTTTCTCGATGTACGGAATCTTGTGTAAGTAAATGAGATTCTCTTCCCACTTACGTATTATATTGTAGCCCAGAAACGTCTTCGTCTCTCCCATACGCTTCAACTCGTAGGGTTTAGAGATCTCATCGGCCACACAGTCGATGTCGTTATTGGTTCCGGCGGCGAGAATAAAATTGTCGACGTAGAGGAGTAGCAATACGCCTCTCCTTTCGTTCTTAAATAGATAACCGTCCGTTGTAATCGGCTCGAAGTTGAGCTTCTTTAGCTCCGGCACTAGGGTATTGTACAACTAGATTC
It contains:
- a CDS encoding uncharacterized protein (COG:Q; EggNog:ENOG503PBP2), with the protein product MFEASNGACIALFASLLALIVIFGRKKLYPKPYPQIPYNAHSAKRIMGDLPDLIPAIKATKANSESIYRITTQKLGSPIAQLLLPGNPMIILSDPYEIERILRSNQFDKSAWALSVVGPLFSKATLSQLTTPELKAQKKLWGDVMGLDFLKRTAAPKSYSSTVELVELWRLKATTAHKGQPFNVLEDLKNAALDAIWVSIVGEKPGTLRYEKRKLEHELKGQQFDDPAPPGSFMKEQVEYIVDTIMDASATPFPAWAVKLEVLKPRFRRFRKVVTREMSRAMKKALTRYEGLDLDSLGKDSIDTCAMDLVLRKQALQAKKAGVEPSDPTKDIAMLDELFVLLIGGHDSTANTLAWFIKFMETFPQAQTELRAALSSAFGPGIPTLSQILEADIPYLDAACEEALRLSGTSNGVLRSPLQDTTILGYPVPKGSIIYMNIHVNHSSVLADESQRTETGKAARQKKDDGFKTPAGRDLGTYEPRRWLVRDETGKEMFNPNALPQLAFGAGVRMCFGRRLAVMQFRIAVTLLILSFEFQEVPEGMQSMACIERLFRTPQQPYAKLRVL